Proteins encoded by one window of Lactobacillus paragasseri:
- a CDS encoding YeiH family protein has protein sequence MTLICSVAGIFIAKLPYLNLIGALVIALLLGISLQVLPVGVREEAAPGIGFISNKFLRLGIILLGFRLNLTKLADAGIKTILVAMLGVSGTIVLTYWLSKKFGAEDELAVLSACGTGICGAAAVMGVSPQIESCDEERKRENEVLAVAVVCVMGTVFTLLEIVIKPMLGLTDSQFGIVAGGSLHEIAHAVAAGNAFGEASLDSALIMKLSRVLLLAPVALIVGYWYQRRLVKESAADHTQAPKKLPIPWFLGGFILTSVLGTFLPFPPVVLDGLVQAAYVFLGMAMAALGISVNFNVIFKRGGTVFGAAAISSTCLMIFMIIMSKLFF, from the coding sequence ATGACCTTAATCTGTTCTGTCGCTGGAATTTTTATTGCTAAATTGCCATATCTCAATTTAATCGGTGCTTTAGTAATTGCGTTGCTATTAGGAATATCTTTACAGGTTTTACCAGTAGGGGTTAGAGAAGAGGCAGCACCTGGAATTGGATTTATTTCTAATAAGTTCTTGAGACTTGGAATTATCTTACTAGGCTTTAGGCTTAATCTAACCAAGTTAGCTGATGCTGGGATTAAGACTATTTTAGTGGCAATGTTAGGCGTCAGCGGTACGATTGTCTTAACTTATTGGTTGAGTAAAAAATTTGGGGCAGAAGACGAATTAGCGGTTCTATCTGCTTGCGGTACTGGTATTTGCGGGGCAGCTGCTGTAATGGGTGTTTCTCCTCAAATTGAGAGCTGCGATGAAGAGCGTAAGAGAGAAAACGAAGTTCTTGCGGTTGCGGTAGTTTGCGTAATGGGAACCGTCTTTACGTTACTTGAAATTGTGATCAAGCCAATGCTGGGATTGACTGATTCACAGTTTGGAATTGTAGCTGGTGGATCTCTACATGAAATTGCTCACGCTGTTGCAGCTGGAAATGCATTTGGCGAAGCTAGTTTAGATAGCGCCTTGATTATGAAACTTTCTCGTGTTTTACTTTTAGCGCCTGTTGCCCTGATTGTTGGTTACTGGTATCAGCGAAGACTAGTTAAAGAGAGTGCAGCGGATCACACGCAAGCACCTAAAAAATTGCCAATTCCATGGTTCTTAGGTGGTTTCATCTTAACTAGTGTTTTAGGAACATTCTTACCATTTCCGCCAGTAGTTTTGGATGGTTTGGTTCAAGCAGCATACGTATTCTTAGGAATGGCAATGGCTGCGCTTGGAATTTCAGTTAACTTCAATGTGATCTTTAAGCGCGGTGGCACCGTTTTTGGCGCTGCAGCAATTAGTTCAA